The sequence GGGTGTTGGCTACATACCAAGCTGTTTCTGATGCTCCTCCCTCCGCTCCAGAGcagtcctcctcttctcctccttctctctctgctcctgtagcctcctcttcctctcctccagctgTTGTTCATAGAGACGCCTGGCCCTCTCCTCACGAGCCAACCAACCCAGCTCTCTGGACACTGCAAACACATTGTGGGATTTATTAGCCACAAAAATTACCAGTACCCTGGTCCCAGACCATTGTGCTGTATAGCACAAATAGACATGGACCAGGTTCCTAAAATACTTCCAAGAAATTACAAAAATAAGTGACAAACAATTGAGTGGTCTCATAGGTGTATTAGCTGTACCGTCATCATGTGTGGGTACACATACCAAGTTGTTTCTCATGCTCCTCCCTCCGCTCTTTCGCTAGTCTCAGTCTCTCATCAACCTTCAGTGCCTGTGGGCCTGGAATATTAGAAAATATGTCCCATTCACTCTACATCAAGTACATACATTAAACAGTATGAGTTTGCTGACATTACTTATCATGACAAGGAGCTCAAGATGGTTCTACTGTAGCTGAAGCTTGGTTCAAATGAACTGTCACTATTTCTTTCAGTCAGAAAATATGTTGACAGTTGGGGGACTTTTTTTTAGACTTAAAGTTAAGACATTGGGGGGAAAAAAGGACAATGTCAGGTTACACTCAAACTTTTGTAAGGACAAAGCATGAAATTGATAATGTCTTGATAACGGTGATGCACGTCAGAGGAAGACCACTCATGACAGATGACCCACAAAGAACAAGCAGTACCCcaggcactgagagagagagcgagagagcaagagagagagagagaaagagagagaaagagaactgaTGTATGACCTGCTGGGTTTCCATGGCTACTTGTGTTGTTACTGATCACAGCTGATTTGATGGAGGCAGGGACACATATgactgctctcctcttctctgaaTTACGGGGCTTCATGTCGTCATTGCCTTTTTCTAAAACGAAATAAAGAATAAAAGAGAACATACTGTTCAGGTCCCTCTGACTTTTTCAGCTGACTCAAAAGGACTGTTATTTAGTCAGGATCGTTAAAATGAGATGAGAATAAGAAATGATAAGTACATGTTTATGACAAGTATAACTGCATCATTATGGTTTATACCTGCTGGAAAAGTATGAGACATGACTACCTCAGAAAAAGAGAATCTTAGTATAAATTGCTTAATTCTAGAGGTAGGTAGGTCACATCATTCCAGTTGTCAGAAAATCGACTGGTCGTACTTAATCCAGGCACTAAGCCTCTAGGCTGAATGCTAGCTGTTAATAAAAGAGCTATTATAATGTGCCTGTTCCTCCTGTTGTGCCTTGCAGGGGTAAACAAATGCCAGCACCTGACACAAGTCTTCATGGAGATGGCTCAAACAAACAAGCaaatagagacagaagaggatAAGAACAAAGACATGCTTCAAAGGAGGTCGCTAAATAGTGATGTGAATTTTGGTGCAAGAGACGTACACCAGAAATGATCTTTGTCCTGCAAGAGATGGACACGCAAAAAAGGATCTTCCTTGACACTCGACACTATAACAATGGGCATAAATGTATCTTACTGAATCGGGCCTATGATGAGTGTTGATGTTTACCACAGTAGAGATAGAGGGTAGATTCAATAAGCTACATCATTACCTCACTGTTTACAAAACAAAATGGCAGTAGAGAATAGGATGAACGTCTATGTAGAAGTACGAGGTGATATCAGATCATCTAATCCATGGACATTTCCAAATTCCCCTGCCGTACACGCTACAAAATAAATCTAAGTTAAAAAATAATGACTTCATTATCTGGCCTAGATACATGATGGACCATCTCCCCACTGAGGATGAACTAGAAGAGAGAGGTTGATTCTGGCTGGGATAGCCTGTCCTGTATACAAACACAGTGAACAGTAAAGCTACAATACCGACCTCCATGTCATTCCATAAACAGAGTGAAGACTCCACAGCAAATCTATCGTACTCACCATATCAAATAAACAGCTAcccaccaccctgcatccctgcTTTTCTATAAACAcagtcaaaaatatatataatatcaaaGCCACAGTACTCACCTCCCTGTCTCCTGGATCTGCTGTCCTTCTGGTTGTCTTGATTATCTCTGGTAGAAAGCCCCTTTCTGTCTTCTTGGGATACTGGCTTCTTGCTGGgggtctccctctgtttctcctgtatcACGGCCATGCTACTGCTAGGCACAGAGCAGGGCATACCACAGCTCTGCCACAcaacactctcctcctcctctcctccttttataTTTCTATTTTAAGATGCCTGTACTTTACCGACGGTCCTCCTGGTCCCCTGTGCTCACTATGCAGCTGACCGACTGCCTCTTGCTTCAGCTGCTTGCTCATCTGGGCATTTCAAACAAATAGAAGAGAAAAAGGGAGGAAAAAAGCCCCTTTGGGGTAAACTGATAGGACCAGCTGACTTGCTGGATTCTGGCTGGCTAGATCCTGCATCCAGGTCCAGTGAAGTGGAATGCACAGATATGCATAATCCAAATAACACTGAGAAAAATCTGTGAGAATATAAATGGTTTTTCTCTCTCCCAGTTTCTATGAGGGTCCTTCACAAGCTATATTAGAGACATGGATGCTATATAGCTTTAGTGAAAAGCTCTATCCTCCTTTCTCTGGGGCTGGCTACTGTACGGTTACTTCCCTTTTGGATATCTCTCACAGCTCCCACACTCTGGAGTGCTACTCTGATctctttagctactgtcatgtaCTGCCGTCCTGTCACTTTAATTCAACCCATCCCACCACCCACTGCTGAATACAAGCAGCCATAGAcccgcatcccaaatggtacccaatTCCCCATGTgctgcactacatttgaccaggtctcatggtcaaaagtagtgcactacatagggagccATTTTGGACTGAACCAGAGCCAGCTAAATGGATAAGAAATATTCAGTGCAGAAGAaataggggaaggagggagggaggcaaagTCAGTCACTGGCAGGCAAATTAATCCATCTGGCCTTGTTCTGTGAGTGGTTGCCGCGACAACAGTGGTACAGTGCTGTACTGtggtctgtatcccaaatggcatcctgttccctataaTAGTGCACTGTAGGGCTTTGGTaaaaaagtagtgctctacacaGGGAATCGGGCGCCATTTGAGACATGGACATTAACTCGCCCTGTTGCACTCCACTGTTCTCGTTATGAATCTGAGGCAAGGGATGGAAGGATATTTATACCTTGCAATCCCACAATGCTTCACTCAAGCCTGAGTGAGTCAGCATCATCATCAACCACTAGATGGAAGTATTTCCCGGTTGGCTGGAGGTGGGCAAGCCTCGACCCTTAATCAAACCATTCTAGAGAAGAATATAGTGAGTGTAATGACTGGCAGAGAGGGACTAGAGATGGCCTGAGTTTACATTTGAGCCTCTAGGAGAGTAGCTTAGCTTTAAGCCTCCTTCCATCTAGGGGGATTTCTCAATACTCTGCATTGTTTTCCTTTCCTAGTCTCTGATGAAGGGACTGGATAAGATCTCTTCTCATGTCCTGCATGATCAGTCATGGAGGAAAGGACATAGAGAAAGGAATCAAACTATTGAATTATCAATTTATCTTAGTCCATCTGGACACTTCACCTAATGACAATCTGCATCTGATTATTCATACAAAGTGAGATGCTCATTACATTAAAAACAATCTTTATTGTACTTCAGTCTGGAACGAACATCTACAAATTCAGGATGTCATATTTTTGTAAACATTTGTTTTTCACAATAAACGGGAAATCATAATCAAGTTAAAAACGAAAGTATTCAGCACATGACAACTTGTTACACTTAAAACAAGTACAAGTCTGACTTCGCCTTgttatcataacacatcatacgTGCACAAACAGACAATGTACTAATAAAAAAAATCTGGATGAATGTCTATCACATTCAACAAGTACTGGTGAACCTTTTCTCTAGATGGGACATACATAACATTTCATCAGTAACCTACACCAGTATTCTGAGGCATGATTTCTATCCATTGAGAGTTTAATCCACGAATAGCCTTactctgtgtccaggaaaccagccATTAATATCTGAGACCCTACCCTGTAACATTCAACCCATTCTGGGTAGAGCATGAGCCCACAGTCCTGCCGCCTTTGCTAGAACTAGTCCGTGCCACTATCCTGTCCTCCTGAGGGTCCTGGTTTGAGTTTGTCTCTATAAAGTGTTGTGTGACGGAGGTATCACTACCTGTGGGGGAGTCTACAGTCTCATAGCCCTCGCTAAGCTGGTTCGTTATGGTCCTAAAGTGGCTACAGAGCTTGGAGTCTGTGCCTgtggtggagggagatggagacggTAGGGACTCCTGATCCTGCTCCGTATTGatgcctgtctctgcctctgtgaaAGGGGAAGGGCCGGGAGCTGTTTCTGTCCTATCAAAGGGGCCGGTGTTGCCTGGTCCGTTGGCCTTGACCAATCCTGCCACGCAGTCTTTGCCAGCCTCTGACTCTGGGTGTTGGTCCAGGGGGGCCGACCCAGGAACAGAGCTCTCTCTCAGGGTTAGCTGCTGGCGGGTCTCCCGGAGCTGCTGCTGGAGGACCAGGATGGTGCTCTGCATGCCCTCCACCTCTTCATCCAGCTGGATGATGAAGTCGTTCAACTCTGTGTggagaccagagagacacaatattACAGCAGTGCACACATACCCAATTACCCATATcaaaaatgtatgcattcactGACAGCAGACTCTTTTATCCCAAGTGATTTACAAAGTGGCTAAATTATATTAGCATGGAAAAATGACAGTAAATTATATTATCATGGAAGACTGACAGCGCCACAACATATCAAGGCAGCTGTATAATGTACTGAATAACATATTAATCAAATATGTATCACCAGGGCTCTAAAGTGCAACCTGGACTTATATTTTGGGAAAACCAGTGCGACTAAATGtaaatcatatttttttaaattcaatgTGTAACAATAATTTGCCGCAACACTCTTCTCTACACTGTTCAAAAAAGACAGGCTGCCTCCCACGGCTGCTTGCTCCCAGTTcccaagccacacacacacacacacacaccaagccccaccCTCTGCCTCGAAAGCAGGCAGCACACAGTTCCTCAGTGCTGTTTGTTTTCTCAGCATGTTGTCAATTCATGCACTCAACATATTCTTCCAAAACAAGAATAATGCTGCTTTTCACATTGCTTCTAAATAGGAATCATCAGgttctttattttattattattttgtgagttagttaattattttttatttgcgAGTTAGTATAAAGATGCTGGCATGTGCCGAAAACGATGGTAATCTAAATGTTGACTGCAAAGTAGGCCTACCTGGCAGAGCGAAATCATGATGATATGGATCAATCACAgggcatttgttttgcaaactctgccATCACATATGGCCTTGTATAGTACAAAAACACTGCTAGACAAACAATGGTCTCTTGCTAGGCACACAATTGAATTAACAGACAGCTACACCctgcaaatgtttttattttcactTCATTGTcaccagacctcaaaagtggtctcctgatatggtttaagcattgttgtggagtTAGAAAAACTACCAAAAAAATAGGTTCTGTTAAAACAAGGACTTTTGGGAGTGAGAACTCAAACCTGGAAAAATACATCCCCAGGAGAACGGAATTTACCAAAAGATCAAACTGATTTCTGTATAGTGACAAACACACCCTTTGAGATTGTGCAAAGATTATTTTTTTTCCTTCCAAACAATTCATGTAAATATGATAGTCAACTTCAAATGTAATTATTTGTGTATTGAGGGTAGGTCATTATAGGCTGtaggctacttgcccaagccAACAAATTAAAGATAATGCATGTATCATTTACATTTTATCTGCTTTCCCAGACCAGTACTCTTTTCATTGCAGGTGTGCCACTTGCAAATTAACCTGAATGCCAAGCCCTGCAAGGGCATGCTAATTTAAAAGATGGCTAGTCATTATTAGCCTGGTTCTGGATGGAATGCAGGTCAATATCGCGCGCAGTGGTGAAGAATTGGTGCGACCCAATCATGTGCTGATGCAATCAACTGATAAAAATTGTGTAAAAAGTTAGAGCCCTGTGATAATTGCTAACTGGCTAACTAAATGCCATTTAGCTAAATGCACTAGCTAGGGCAAAGAAAACATTAACTCTAATGCAGGCTGCTACCAGTGGTGGTATAGATCAGCTTGTTGTTTGTTCAACGGCATGTTCTGAATCAGATAGGCTACTCTAAATGCAACATCTACTCAAATGTGATCCCCTGGGAAACACTGACAAACAATTTGGTTCCTACACTGTCTTAACctgtttgggctagggggcagcattttcactattggatgaaaagcgtgcccagagtaaactgcctcctactcagtcccagatgctaatatatgcatattattagtagtattggatagaaaacactctgggcagtttctaaaactgtttgaatgatgtctgtgagtataacagaactcatatgacaggcaaaaacctgagaaaaaaatccaccaggaagtgggaaatctgaggttggccgtttttcaactcagcccctattgaagatacagtgggatattgtttatgttgcacttcctaaggcttccactagatgtcagccatctttagaacgttgtttgatgcttctactatgaaggggggctgaatgagaggggaatgagtcagaggtctgccagcagccacGAGCTCGTGACGCACGATCATGAgaaagttacctctcgttccattgcttttctacagacaatggaattctcaggttgggacattattgaagatttatgatagaaacatcctaaagattgattctatacatcgtttgattctatacatcgtttgatatgtttctacgaccagtaatataactttttggaattttcgtcCGACCTTTCCGCTGGACTTGCACGCACGTTCTGATTTGTTTACCAACcgccctaacaaaaggaggtaattggacataaatgatgaactttgtcgaacaaatcaaacatttattgtggaactgggattcctgtgagtgcattctgatgaagatcatcaaaggtaagtgaatatttataatgccatttctgactaatgttgactccaacatggtggatatctgtttggcttgatttGTCGTCTGAGCTCCGTACtaagattatgctttttccgtaaagtttttctgaaatctgacacagcggttgcattaaggagaagtttatctaaagttccatgtataatagttgtatctattatcaatgtttattatgagtatttctgtgaattgatgtggctctctgcaaaatcactgcatgttttggaactactgaacataacacggcaatgtaaaatgagatttttgtatataaatattcacttcatcgaacaaaacatatttattgtgtaacatcaaagtcctatgagtgtcatctgatgaagatcatcaaaggttagtgatgaattttatctatatttctgcttttgtgacaactctctttggctggaaaaatggctgtgtatttctgtgacttggtggtgacctaacataatcgtttgtggtgctttcgctgtaaagcctttttgaaatcagacactgtggctggatcaacgagaattgtatctttaaaatggtgcctaatacttgtatgtttgagaaatttgatttctgagatttctgttgattgaatttggcactctgcaatttcattggctgtttgGCGAGGGGTTCCGTTCCCAGACAGGTTTTAACTCCTATCtggctttttatttttttttatttgttgtaATGCCAAACACCAACCACAGAATTAGAATagatcattctatttctatgattccaacagttcacccaggTGTTTTGCTTTATATCGCAAGCCAAAACACAACATTTGgttgaaaatcacattttttttgcGCAGCCCAactaacaacctggtaactttaCCAGTATTTGCAAACAGTTGGTGGAACAAAAAGAAAGGAAAAGTGCTTTAAAAGTAAGGATTCATAAAGGCTATATCTCAATCGACTAAAACTGATTTTTCTTGTGCTCCTAAAATTTGCTGTGGTGGTGCTCCTAATTTTTCAAAGATTGGTAGCACTGGTGCTCCCaatgatttattttaatttagaGCCCTGTGTACCACACAGAAATAGTGAAATAGCTAAGGATATAGAGAGACTACAGTACTCACCATCCTGGCTGCTCTTGAGCTCCTCGCTGTACTTCTTCTGCAGGGCCAGCTCTGCCTCCAGCTGGGCAATACGACCCTGAGAGATCTGTCTGCCCAGCTCCTGGTTCTCCTGGATCAACATCCTGCACTTAGCCATCAACTTCTTTCCGGTCTGGCTGCAGAGGAAACAGGGGTTAACGTCAACATGATGGACTATACATACAACTATACATGACAACAAAAGACAGTCCCAGCAGCCCTAATGCTAAGTCCCTGAAATATATCATTGTGGGTTATTTAAGATACCAACTCATACAGCAAACAAGTACTATCTGCATTAGCGTGATGGCAACCAAGATTCAAGGCAATTTGATCCTATATCATATAATACAATATACATTTTGCCCATTTGACTTACCAAATGCGTACACTGCTACATGAACTAGTTAATTGCCCAAAAAAAGTTCAACATTTCAGTGAAATCATTTAAACACATACATCTGAACTAGACCTTGGTAACACAGGCCTGCTTTTAACAGCGCTGTCAAAACATTGCACAATTCAACTGAACAGAAAAAGTTTGGATTATTGAGCGATTAATAAAATGAAACAGTCATACCTGGGTATCGTTCATATTACTGAAAAAGGTGTTCAAGATGACTCCTTGAAGCAAGCCCAGGATCACTATAACAAATGTCTTTAGTGTTTAACAGTCTCTGGACTGGGCCTTGTGCAAGTTCCTCCATTTTCAACTCTTTAATTTAAATCAATATCTATACTCTATGTGGAATGGGGTAACATTAGTTTAAGTTAACATTTATTGGAGAAAGCATGTACTAAGTAAGGAGACAAGTTGTGTGATCTAGGCCTAAGCCATTCACACTGAAATGTTCAGATCAAACCAAACAAAGTATAGCAATGTTCCTAGCGGGAGAGGGTTTGGAGGTTGAGTGACAGTGACCATCTCTTCTGAGCAGTCCCGATTCCTTCAAGCCCCTTAACAGGGTCACTCAGAGCTGAAACCAGTTCACCTGACAAAGAGTTTATGACATATGCAGGAGGAGTAGTGGGGCTGATctgatctgtctctctttcctttaaAAAAAGTCACAGTCATGTTTGAGCGTATTGCATTTTCCTGCCTTCCTTTCCCTCCATTTTGCATTCTTGCAGAAGAGAGTCAGTTGTCTGGCTGGCACAGTCTTTGGCTGGAGGATCGAGGGTTATTTTGGTTTGGTTTACCTATCAGGTGTAAATTTCCAGGCACTTAGTTCATTTTGGGCTTGCTCCAATTTGTCTTTGTTCTCTTCCAGTTCGCTCTTCATCTTAAGGAAAAACAAGTAGACCGCAGGGTCCACCATGGTAGATCTCAGCTGGGCCACATTGGGTTGCTGGGCTTGCTTCAGGTACTGGATCTGGGTCTGAAAAGAGGTGAAAATAATACATTTGTCAACCATGTGTAACCAGGGCACTCAGGTCCCAAAAAAGAGCAACAGTAGGTACAGTAAATCAAGTTTCCCCATTACAATATGTCCCTGACATATGTTACTTACCAACTGTTGTTTCTTGATTTGTGAcaattttcacattttcacacAGGGTTTGGAAAACTCAAACCAATGGACTTCAGACACAGAACACCACATGACCATACTCACTGTGCATTCTTGCATCTCCTGCTCCTTTGTGGCCAACCTCATAACAAGGATGTTCTCTCTCCTGGCAGCCTCTTgttgctgctgcttcagtttctcCTCAGACTCCCTCAGGCCCATCACATCATTTGCTGCAGAGTCAAAACAGGATACATTTCAGTTGCTTTTGCAGACCTTTGAAGAGACTATTTGTTCAATGGGCATTAATAATGCATGTTAACATTTAAGAGTCCAGCGTTACTTACAATTCAATTCAGAGTATTTTGTCTCAAGTATCTGCACATAAGCATCCTCCTGCTTCCACCTGAAAGAATATTAAACTATTCATAAAAGGTGCATATGAAGAAAAGTAACCTTGCAGACTTGCACACTAGCAAAGTTAGCTAATTTATAGCAATACCTTTCACAGAGCTCCTCTCTGGTCAAAGTCTTCAGATCACCTTCACTGAGGCGAACCTTGATAGGCAAATGGAATAATAGATCAGTATTAATACTGAGACTTTTGACTCTGGTCTTGACCAGGTAGTCACTTGAGGCAAAAGCCAGCTTGAGAAAGATTAATGTAGCCTGGGCAACGTTACTTCTTGAACTCACCTTTTTAGGTAAAGGTTCCTCAGTCATTCTGGCCTTGGGGATACCTTGAAATTATATATAAAATCAGAGCTTGATCATTATATAGTTTAGTTAGCTAGCGTTATTTATAATTAAGTGTTGTAGCACTAGCAGCTTCTAGCTAGCGACCTAGTTAGCTCTCTAAAATGTTGCAAGCtggcctaacgttagctagctagcaggctgGTTAGGTAGACGTAACGTCTGCTAGCCCACATAATAGTTAGTAGTTAGCAGATATTTATGAAATATAGGGAAATATTGCATAATATAGCTAGTTAACTACATACTAGTGTTGGTAAACGAGCTCATTTCACTTCAATATTGCTAGGTCGGTAGCTTCTAGCTCTGGTCTATGCGCATGCGTTTGATCTGCACTACGACGCATGCACATGGACCAGAGCTAATTTTGCTGTAAACAAAGTAGTTCATGTTTCGGATAAATTACAGCTTTACTTTGGCGAGTAACGAGAATATATTGAAGACAGTCATTTATCAAAAACGGATTATATGCAGCGTGTTGAAGAAAGCTCAAGCCGCACGTAACGCCCTGGAACAGAGCTAGGTAGCTTCTTGCTAACTAGCTGGTTGAGCAAGCTCAGCTACTGTACCTAATATCTGGTAATACACTCACCTGTAAGCTTGAAAGGTGAACTTGGTCAGTTAGGCAAATTATGCATTAACAGTTTAGTTGTCTATCTTGGTATATTTTTTAGAGACTTAGGTTTCTGGCTCCATGTTGTCGCCGCAAAGTGATGAAAGACAGGAAAGGAAACGCACGTGCACGAGGAGTGAAAGCGTCACAACAATTTGTGGGATTGTGCGCGTGTCCGAGGCTAGGGACGTCTtctttttcattttcattttcgaggaggttaaataaatgtaaatgttgcattaccgcccccTATTAGACTGGAGTAGAACTCCCGTATACTTTgctcttagggctaggccccctttttctccaatttctgcctgaatgacgtgcctaaagtaaactgcctgttgctcatgccctgaagccaggatatgcatataattggtaccattggaaagaaaacactttgccttttgtagaaatgttaaaatcatttgggagaatataacacaatagatatggtaggagaaaatccaaagaaaaaccaaccagatgtTATTTTTTGAGAGAGACAAGTAAAAGGTCATATTGATAATTAGCTCCCTGGAATCCTATGGCTTCCAccgggtgtcagcagtctatgttcaaggtttcagacttgtaacttcaaaaacaaatgagaaatatcagttttaggacagggacagtcttggaaatttgtgTTTGCGCGCCACGAAGACaggacgcacctgctaaaatcggtttcctattgaacatacttctttccgtaagaaatattataatttgattacattttagggtatctgaggagtagatagaaatgtattttgacttgttgaaacaaagtttaagggtagattttcggattcctttctctgcatgttgaatgagtggattactcaaatcgatggcgccaattaaacatacttttttggatataaagaaggattttatctaacaaaatgacactacatgttatagctgggaccctttggatgacaaaccAGAGgaggattttcaaaaagtaagtgaatatttaattgttatttgtgaatgtatgaaacctgtgccggtggaaaaatattttgatgtggggcgccgtcctcaaacaatcgcatggcatgttttcactgtaatagctactgtaaatcggttAGTTAGATTatcaagaatttaagctttctgccgaTATAAGACTCTTAtttgtacctaaatgtttaatatccaacATTTTTATGATTATATATTTGAATTGcgtgccctccagtttcaccggaagttgtcccccTAGCAGGACGCCTAGCCCAAGcaggttttaataaataaaaacaaggaAATAAATtaacaaataccctaccatctacactcattaaaaacccaccacactactccactatttaaatctatctacctcaggccaacagcctgaaaggacgagacaccaccactcaacacaccctgtaactcttctgacgtCAAGTCTCGAACACCCAAATACTTCTCTACAGCTGCCAGCACAACCTACATTTTTTGCAACTTACGTttcatccctgcagtacagttgataaccattgctataaacactaaaaatccaatcttacaaTTACTGGTGTATTGGTATTAGCAAAGGTACTGGTAACTTTTATCTGTGGTATTACTAGGCCTGATATGGACCACACGCTAGCTTCCGAAGAGTCTCACCAGTCATCACACTGTGAATATGATAATGAGTAAAGTCATGTCACCCTTACTAACACCAGGTATTAATTAACATGaaaacatgaagtcctatgacaATAGACCttgtttctctctatccctctccaagCCAGGTAGAAAACATGCACTCCTATTGACAAtacttctgcctctctctctctgcctttaatACGCCAGGTTAAAATCCCCAGGAGACTGTCAGGACGACAGGATGACACATTACACCCCAGTCATCAGATGGCATACCTACAAAGCCACTGGAGCACAAACATATCGCCAGCCATCACCCGTCTGTCTCACAGTCATGAAAGGGCTTTGGACAGCGTGGGCTAACATGGATAAGATTGCATGGTTGGTATCAAGTCAGTCTGTAGTCACCCTAGACAGCATTGCGAAAGGTGTCGTTTGTGAGGGCTCAGTTGCAACCTCATGCATATTCATTGATGTAACGTAACCGTAAGTACTACTCGTCCCTGCTCTAACACAGTAATACACATAGTGAAGACGTTCAATATGAAAATTACAATGTCATTTTGAGCCAATTACGGTATTTGAAATGAAAGCTTTGACATGCCGTATAACTATATCTATATTTCTATTTCATTAAATTAACCACTGACCAAAGTACAGACCTATGTATTTAAACCATTAAATCATCCCTGTCTATGTCTGTGTTCATATAGACTCTGTGGTGGATAACATTTATTCACACAGTGATGGAAATCATTTCATTCACATTCTTCAGAGAAGTGCAAGAAAGACGAGCATGAAGAGGACAAAACCCACGACAGAGGAGCTGGCTGGCATCATGAGCCTTCAGTGTCAACTCCTGCAGACCAGAATGTCTCCTGGTGTCCTCTTTTAACC is a genomic window of Oncorhynchus tshawytscha isolate Ot180627B linkage group LG11, Otsh_v2.0, whole genome shotgun sequence containing:
- the LOC112261528 gene encoding pre-mRNA-splicing regulator WTAP is translated as MTEEPLPKKVRLSEGDLKTLTREELCERWKQEDAYVQILETKYSELNSNDVMGLRESEEKLKQQQQEAARRENILVMRLATKEQEMQECTTQIQYLKQAQQPNVAQLRSTMVDPAVYLFFLKMKSELEENKDKLEQAQNELSAWKFTPDSQTGKKLMAKCRMLIQENQELGRQISQGRIAQLEAELALQKKYSEELKSSQDELNDFIIQLDEEVEGMQSTILVLQQQLRETRQQLTLRESSVPGSAPLDQHPESEAGKDCVAGLVKANGPGNTGPFDRTETAPGPSPFTEAETGINTEQDQESLPSPSPSTTGTDSKLCSHFRTITNQLSEGYETVDSPTGSDTSVTQHFIETNSNQDPQEDRIVARTSSSKGGRTVGSCSTQNGLNVTG